A single window of Nicotiana sylvestris chromosome 3, ASM39365v2, whole genome shotgun sequence DNA harbors:
- the LOC104213796 gene encoding 65-kDa microtubule-associated protein 3-like: MPATQSDTIQQMETTCGSLLYELQIIWDEVGEPDTERDKLLYELERECLEVYRRKVDQANKSRAQLRQAIADSEAELATICSAMGERPVHIRQSDQNLGGLKAELRTILPELDEMRKRKSDRKNQFIEVIEQIQKIRDEIFVPTGCTTSVVVDESDLSLRKLEELHAELQALQKEKSERLKQVLDHLSALNSLCLVLGMDFKHTVNEVHPSLGESEGTKNISNDTIQHLAAAIGRLREVKLQRMQRLQDLASSMLELWNLMDTPIEEQQTFQNVTCKIAASEHEITEPNILSVEFINYVEGEVSRLEELKASKMKELVLKKRSELEEFCRRTHLVADSDNAMDVAIEAIESGAVDAASILEQIELQIAQVKEEAFSRKEILEKVEKWIAACEEECWLEEYNRDDNRYNAGRGAHLTLKRAEKARALVNKLPAMVDALASKTKAWENERGVEFMYDGIRLLAMLEEYNILRQEKEQERKRERDQKKLQGQLMAEHEAIYGSKPSPMKNQSAKKGRRMSCSGATNRRLSVGGTMLQTPKPELLHSTKVTPNTHQAKKSDLFHQKDQFNHSINDGLTALSGGRKTLDLAGLPSKKQSINGCEIEKTMTRKPFSPISSTDSSKSNATNMLEDMNRKHNEMATKTTLPSSHIPFSTPVKTLYTTEEENRTPIAMPPIPVPSTPSTMSAPMQTAITPAHNVVVPYNYSKPVEEIPEEIEYSFEERRAGFVLPRTQLKTVSLV, from the exons ATGCCAGCTACTCAAAGTGATACAATTCAGCAAATGGAAACTACATGTGGATCACTGTTATATGAACTGCAG ATAATATGGGATGAAGTTGGGGAACCTGATACTGAAAGAGACAAATTGTTGTATGAGCTCGAACGAGAATGTCTAGAAGTATATAGAAGAAAAGTGGACCAAGCAAACAAGAGTAGAGCTCAATTAAGGCAGGCAATTGCTGATTCCGAAGCAGAGCTTGCAACTATCTGTTCCGCAATGGGCGAGAGACCGGTGCATATTAGGCAG TCTGATCAGAACTTAGGTGGTCTGAAGGCAGAACTTAGAACCATTCTTCCAGAATTGGACGAGATGCGCAAGAGGAAATCTGATAGAAAGAATCAATTCATTGAAGTTATAGAGCAGATACAGAAGATTAGGGATGAAATTTTTGTGCCCACTGGTTGTACTACTAGTGTGGTAGTAGATGAAAGTGATTTATCATTAAGAAAGCTAGAAGAATTACATGCAGAGCTACAGGCACTTCAAAAAGAGAAG AGTGAACGCTTAAAACAGGTTTTGGACCACCTAAGTGCTTTGAACTCACTATGCCTGGTTCTTGGTATGGATTTCAAGCATACTGTCAATGAGGTTCATCCAAGTCTAGGGGAATCTGAAGGAACAAAGAATATAAGTAATGATACCATCCAACATTTAGCTGCTGCAATAGGAAGACTACGAGAGGTTAAGTTGCAAAGGATGCAAAGG CTACAAGATCTTGCATCTTCCATGCTGGAACTATGGAATTTGATGGACACACCAATTGAAGAGCAACAGACGTTTCAAAATGTTACTTGTAAGATAGCTGCCTCAGAACATGAGATAACAGAGCCAAATATACTGTCGGTGGAATTCATTAATTAT GTTGAGGGAGAAGTGTCCCGCTTGGAAGAGTTGAAAGCAAGCAAAATGAAAGAGCTTGTTTTAAAGAAGAGGTCTGAGCTAGAAGAGTTCTGCAGAAGAACTCACTTGGTTGCTGATTCAGATAATGCGATGGATGTAGCTATTGAAGCTATTGAATCTG GAGCTGTTGATGCTGCTTCTATCCTTGAGCAAATTGAGCTCCAAATAGCTCAAGTTAAAGAGGAAGCTTTCAGCAGAAAAGAAATATTAGAGAAAGTGGAGAAATGGATAGCTGCATGCGAGGAGGAGTGTTGGCTTGAAGAGTATAACAGG GATGACAATCGCTACAATGCTGGACGAGGTGCCCACCTTACTCTAAAGCGTGCTGAGAAAGCTCGTGCTTTGGTCAATAAGCTTCCAG CAATGGTCGATGCTTTGGCATCAAAAACAAAAGCATGGGAAAATGAGAGAGGAGTAGAATTCATGTATGACGGG ATCCGTCTTCTCGCTATGCTTGAAGAGTATAACATCTTACGGCAAGAAAAGGAGCAAGAACGTAAAAGAGAACGA GACCAGAAGAAACTTCAAGGACAGTTAATGGCAGAACATGAGGCTATCTATGGCTCAAAGCCCAGTCCTATGAAGAACCAAAGTGCAAAAAAGGGTCGTAGAATGTCCTGCAGTGGTGCAACCAATAGAAGGCTTTCTGTTGGAGGAACAATGCTCCAAACTCCGAAGCCTGAACTGCTTCATTCGACCAAGGTTACTCCAAACACACATCAAGCAAAGAAATCTGATCTCTTTCATCAAAAAGATCAATTTAATCATTCCATCAATGATGGATTGACAGCTTTATCAGGAG GGAGAAAAACTTTGGATCTTGCTGGACTTCCTTCAAAAAAGCAGTCCATAAATGGTTGTGAAATAGAGAAAACTATGACACGGAAacctttttcacccatttcttcCACTGATTCATCCAAGTCCAATGCAACTAACATGTTGGAAGATATGAATAGAAAGCATAATGAAATGGCAACTAAGACGACGCTTCCTAGTAGCCATATCCCATTTTCTACTCCAGTTAAGACACTTTATACCACAGAAGAAGAGAACAGAACTCCTATAGCAATGCCACCAATTCCTGTGCCTTCTACTCCATCAACTATGTCTGCACCTATGCAGACAGCTATAACCCCGGCTCATAATGTTGTTGTTCCTTACAATTATTCCAAGCCTGTTGAGGAGATTCCTGAAGAGATTGAGTATTCATTTGAGGAGAGGAGGGCTGGATTTGTTCTTCCAAGAACACAGCTGAAGACTGTATCACTGGTTTGA